Below is a genomic region from Cellulomonas sp. P24.
GCGCACCGTGACGTTCGACCGGGCGATCCTCGCCACCGGTTCGGTGCCGGTCAGCCTGCCGATCCCGGGCGCCGACCTTCCCGGCGTCCTCGACTCCACGCAGCTCATCGAGATCGACGCCGTCCCACGCTCGATGGTGCTGATCGGCGCCGGACCCATCGGCGTCGAGATGGCGCAGATCTTCGCGATGCTCGGGACGCGCGTGACCCTCGTCGAGGTCGCGGACCGGATCCTCGGCCCGGTCGACGCGGTTCTCGCCGAACGGCTCAAGAACCGCCTGATCGCGGACGGCATCACGGTGCACACCGGTGCGACGGTGGCCTCGATCGCCGGCGAGAAGGGGCAGCTCCTGACGAGCATCGCCGTCGACGGCGCAGACCTGACCCTCGGGTCCGAGGTGGTCGCCGTCGTCGCCGGACGGCACCCGAACGTCGCAGGACTCGGCCTGGAGACCACGCAGATCCGCAGCGACCGCACCGGGGTCGTCGTCGACGCGACCCTGCAGACCGACGAGCCCGGCATCTACGCCACCGGCGACCTCGTCGGGAACCCGATGTTCGCCCACTGGGCCACCGCCCAGGCCCTGGCGGTCGCCCGCCACCTGCTCGGTGCGCCGGTCGAGTTCCCGCGGCCCGAGCACAACAGCGCGGTGATCTTCTCCTCCCCCGAGATCGGCATGGTGGGACTCACCGAGGAGGCCGCCCGTGCGAACGGGCTGGACGTCGGCGTCGCCGAGTACGACTACCGGGCCGACGCCCGCGCGCAGATCAGCGGCGACACCGACGGCTTGCTGCGCATCGTCTACTACCGCGGCACCCACCGGATCGTCGGCATGCACGCGCTCGTCGAGGGCGCCGCCGACCTGATGGGCGAGGCCGCACTCGCCGTCAGGCGCGGCCTGACCACCGAGGACCTGGCCACCACCATCCACCCGCACCCGACCCTGACCGAGGCCGTCGGGCTCGCGGCGCAATCCGTTCGCAACTGAATGTCGCTCGTCACCACGACCCGCACTTACCTCGACGACCGCTCGTGTCGATAACCACTGTGCCGGGATCACCCGGCGGTGGTGTCGGAGGTGGCGTCGGACGATGGACGAACGCGAACAGGCCGGACCGGCCGATCTCCCCCGTGATGTCGCGGCGCGCGGCAGCTCGGCCGCCGCAGCGCGCGCGTCGTCGCACCCGAACGGGGCGCAGACGAGCGTCGGCGTCCCGTCGCCTCGCCACGCCCAGGACGGCGGGACGGGCGAGACCTCAGGACCCGGTGAGAAGCCCACCCGTGCCGGGGCGTTCGAACGGCTGATCGGCCTGGTGATCTTCGGGCTCGCGGCCATCGCCAGCGCGCTCCTGCTGGCTGCGGCGAGCACGGTCGGCCCGCGGGTCGAGCACACCCCCAACGAAGGTGTCTTCCTCGGCGTCTGGCGGGTCCTGTACGCAACCGAAGCCCCCACGGCACGCGTCGCCCTCTCGGCCGTGGCCCTGGCGGCACTGCTCGCCGTCGGCGTCGCGCTGGTCGAGCTCCGGATCACCAACCGCTCCCGCCGCTCCGTCGACGCCGGCGCCGACCCGTTGGCGCCCAAGCTCGTCATGGCGAGGACCGCCGGTGTCTTCGCCGGCCCGGTGACCGTCACGATCCTCATCCCCGCGCACAACGAGGAGGCGTCGCTCGCCCAGACCGTCGAGTCCCTCGTCGGCCAGACCCACCCGCCCGACCGCATCATCGTGGTCGCCGACAACTGCACCGACTCGACCGTCGACGTCGCGCGCCGCGTCGGCGTCGAGGTCGTCGAGTCGGTGGACAACACGCACAAGAAGGCCGGCGCCCTCAACCAGGTCCTGCGCCGCCTGCTCCCCACCCTGGGCGACAACGACGCCGTGATGATCGTCGACGCCGACACCCGGCTCGACGACGGGTTCCTCGAGGCTGCCGTCGGGCGGTTCACCGCCGACCGCGCCCTGATGGCCATCGGCGGCCTGTTCTACGGCGAGGACGGCGCCGGGGTGCTCGGCCAGTTCCAGCGCAACGAGTACAGCCGGTACAGCCGCGACATCAGGCGCCGACGCGGTCGGGTGTTCGTGCTGACCGGAACCGCATCGATGTTCCGGCCGGCAGCGCTCCGAGCCGTCGCGGAGAGCCGCGGCACGACGATCCCCGGGATACCCGGCGACGTGTACGACACGGCCGCCCTGACCGAGGACAACGAGCTCACGATCGCCCTGAAGTCCCTCGGCGCCCTGATGATCTCGCCGAGCCAGTGCAGCGTCGTCACCGAGGTCATGCCCACCTGGCGGGCCCTGTGGAACCAGCGGCTCCGGTGGCAGCGCGGCGCCCTGGAGAACCTCGGCGCCTACGGGCTGCGGCCCAAGACGTTCCGCTACTGGGCCCAGCAGCTCGGCATCGGCTACGGGGTGATCGCCCTCGGCGGGTACATCGCCCTCATCCTCCTCACGGTCCTGGCCGTCGACTCCTGGGTGTGGTTCCCGTTCTGGATGGGCCTCGGGGTCGTGTTCGCGATCGAGCGGGTCGTCACCGTCTGGGCCGGCGGGTGGCGGGCGCGTCTGCTCGCCGTCCTGCTGCTCCCCGAGCTCGTCTTCGCGACGTTCCTCGACGTCGTCTACCTGAAGGGTGTCGTGGACATCTTCTTCGGCAGGCGGGCCGGGTGGACGCACGTCGCGCGTCCTCCGGTGGCGCAGGCGAGCGACGACGACGTTGCGGCGGTGAACCACCGATGACGGCCATGACCGCTCTCCTGCCCGGTGCCTTCCTGCCCAGCGCTCTCCTACCGACGGGGTTGCTGCTCCCGGAGTCGACGCTGCACACCGACGCCTTCAAGGTGCTGGCGACCTTCGTCGCGCTCAACACCCTCATGTACGTGACGCTCGCCGTGCTCAAGGTGCTCCCCAAGGGCTACTCGTTCACCTGGTTCTCGGGCCGCAACCGCCGCGCGCAGAACCGGAGCATCTACCCCGAGCCGCCGAGCTCCGAGCGCTGACGGCGGGGGTACGACCGTTCTCGCCGCCCGTCTGCGCCAGCGTCCGCACACCGACGGATGACCGCCGGGCCGGACAACCGCCGGGCCGGATGACGGCGTGAACGCACGGCGGCGTGAGCGCACGACGGCATGAGCGCACGACGGCGTGAGCGCACGACGGCATGACCGCATGACCGCGTGACTGCAAGGACCGGCATCGTCGCGACACAGACCGATCGAGGCGAAGACCAGGACCAGCAGTCGGGGGAGCCATGAGGGTGACGCGTGGGGCGGACGCGGTGGCGGAACCCGTCGTCGCACGCACCGACGACGCCGAGGAGCAGGACGCCGCCGCGCTCGCGCGTGACTTCCGCCGCGCCGCGATCCTGCTCCGCCTCGACGCGCGCCGCACCCCCGCCCCTCGGCGCTGAGCCCATGAGCCAGGAGCCCAGCGCGCGCGGCCAGGACGGGCGACGTTCCCGGCGTGCCGCACTCATGCGCGCCCGCTACGCCGGTGGTCGACCCAACGACGAGGCCAAGGCGATCCACCGCCGGTACGCCGCCGGCCCGCTGCCCCGACTGGTGCCGATCGCGGCGGTGCTCGACGTGCCGGGCCGGGTCAGCGGCGCGACGATCCACGTGC
It encodes:
- a CDS encoding NAD(P)/FAD-dependent oxidoreductase; protein product: MATPEHVDVLIIGGGPGGTPAAMALASAGTRVLLVEAGSGLGGTCLFEGCIPSKIFRETAARRHEVLRAGEFGLRTGAAGLPDVDWAAVQTRRHRILAGRAQGALARTGTMPSLEVVFGRARLTSARTATIDTPDLQRTVTFDRAILATGSVPVSLPIPGADLPGVLDSTQLIEIDAVPRSMVLIGAGPIGVEMAQIFAMLGTRVTLVEVADRILGPVDAVLAERLKNRLIADGITVHTGATVASIAGEKGQLLTSIAVDGADLTLGSEVVAVVAGRHPNVAGLGLETTQIRSDRTGVVVDATLQTDEPGIYATGDLVGNPMFAHWATAQALAVARHLLGAPVEFPRPEHNSAVIFSSPEIGMVGLTEEAARANGLDVGVAEYDYRADARAQISGDTDGLLRIVYYRGTHRIVGMHALVEGAADLMGEAALAVRRGLTTEDLATTIHPHPTLTEAVGLAAQSVRN
- a CDS encoding glycosyltransferase family 2 protein codes for the protein MDEREQAGPADLPRDVAARGSSAAAARASSHPNGAQTSVGVPSPRHAQDGGTGETSGPGEKPTRAGAFERLIGLVIFGLAAIASALLLAAASTVGPRVEHTPNEGVFLGVWRVLYATEAPTARVALSAVALAALLAVGVALVELRITNRSRRSVDAGADPLAPKLVMARTAGVFAGPVTVTILIPAHNEEASLAQTVESLVGQTHPPDRIIVVADNCTDSTVDVARRVGVEVVESVDNTHKKAGALNQVLRRLLPTLGDNDAVMIVDADTRLDDGFLEAAVGRFTADRALMAIGGLFYGEDGAGVLGQFQRNEYSRYSRDIRRRRGRVFVLTGTASMFRPAALRAVAESRGTTIPGIPGDVYDTAALTEDNELTIALKSLGALMISPSQCSVVTEVMPTWRALWNQRLRWQRGALENLGAYGLRPKTFRYWAQQLGIGYGVIALGGYIALILLTVLAVDSWVWFPFWMGLGVVFAIERVVTVWAGGWRARLLAVLLLPELVFATFLDVVYLKGVVDIFFGRRAGWTHVARPPVAQASDDDVAAVNHR